In the genome of Persephonella sp. KM09-Lau-8, one region contains:
- a CDS encoding DUF485 domain-containing protein: MKKEDLKKILHDPEFQNLVKKVTTVSLLFTAAIMFVYYTFILLLAYGKDLLSKPLSAGSATTLGIPVGIGVIIAAWILTGLYVYWANKNYDPMVKKLREKYRG; the protein is encoded by the coding sequence ATGAAGAAGGAAGATCTAAAGAAAATTTTACACGATCCTGAATTTCAAAATCTGGTCAAAAAAGTCACAACAGTGTCCCTTTTATTCACAGCTGCGATAATGTTCGTTTATTACACATTTATCTTGCTACTTGCTTATGGAAAAGATCTGTTATCAAAACCCCTATCTGCAGGAAGTGCCACAACGCTCGGGATTCCAGTAGGTATTGGAGTGATAATTGCTGCATGGATACTTACAGGTCTTTATGTATACTGGGCGAACAAAAATTACGACCCAATGGTTAAAAAACTGAGAGAAAAGTATAGGGGGTAA
- the actP gene encoding cation/acetate symporter ActP — protein sequence MKKLKYTLAGLLISYIPSFAGNEAIVGMNPVAIAFFLFFIAATLGITYWAAKKSRTATEFYAAGRSISGFQNGLALAGDYMSAASFLGIAGMVATKGYDGLIYSIGFLVGWPVIMFLIAEPLRNLGKYTFADVVAYRLKLRPIKILAALGSIAVVILYLIAQMVGSGKLIQLVFGIPYEVAVFIIGGLMITYVLFGGMLATTWVQIIKAVLLLGGATIMTVWTLAKFGFSPENLFQSVKDSVGEKWLQPGGLVSDPIDAISLGLALMFGTAGLPHILMRFYTVPDAKEARKSVFFATGFIGYFYILTFVIGFGAVVLVGLDKILAIGKGGNMAAPLLAQALGGDAFLGFIAAVAFATILAVVAGLTLAGASALSHDLYVGVFRKGESSEEQEVKITRIAVLVLGIIAIVLGIAFKDQNIAFMVGLAFAIAASTNFPALLMSIVWKKFTTAGAVASMATGLVLSVILIILSKTVWVAILGNPEPIFPYKNPAIISMTAAFIVGIIVSLITAEPEAEEKFEEMKVRKYLGIGAE from the coding sequence ATGAAGAAATTAAAATATACTCTGGCAGGCCTACTGATATCTTATATTCCTTCATTTGCAGGCAATGAAGCAATTGTAGGTATGAACCCTGTTGCTATAGCATTTTTCTTATTCTTTATTGCTGCAACATTAGGAATAACTTACTGGGCTGCAAAAAAATCCAGAACAGCCACAGAATTCTATGCTGCAGGCAGAAGTATATCTGGATTTCAGAATGGTCTTGCTCTTGCTGGAGACTATATGAGTGCTGCTTCATTCCTTGGTATAGCAGGTATGGTTGCCACAAAAGGATATGATGGTTTGATCTACTCTATAGGTTTCCTGGTTGGCTGGCCTGTTATTATGTTTTTAATAGCAGAACCTTTAAGAAACTTAGGTAAATATACATTTGCTGATGTTGTTGCCTATAGGCTCAAACTCAGACCTATAAAAATACTGGCCGCTTTAGGCTCTATTGCCGTAGTTATACTGTATCTTATTGCACAGATGGTTGGTTCTGGAAAACTAATTCAGCTTGTTTTCGGTATTCCATACGAAGTAGCCGTATTCATAATAGGTGGTCTGATGATTACCTATGTTTTATTTGGTGGTATGCTGGCAACCACGTGGGTTCAGATTATAAAAGCTGTTCTCCTGTTAGGTGGTGCAACAATCATGACTGTGTGGACTCTTGCTAAATTTGGATTTTCTCCTGAAAATCTTTTCCAAAGTGTTAAAGATTCAGTTGGAGAAAAATGGCTTCAGCCTGGAGGACTTGTATCGGATCCCATTGATGCGATATCTCTGGGTCTTGCATTAATGTTTGGAACAGCAGGTCTTCCCCACATTCTTATGAGATTTTATACAGTTCCAGATGCTAAAGAAGCGAGGAAATCAGTATTCTTTGCAACAGGATTTATAGGTTATTTCTATATACTCACTTTTGTAATTGGTTTTGGTGCGGTTGTTTTAGTAGGTCTGGATAAAATTCTTGCAATCGGAAAAGGTGGTAATATGGCTGCTCCCCTGCTTGCCCAGGCTTTAGGTGGGGATGCCTTTTTAGGATTTATAGCAGCAGTGGCATTTGCAACAATTCTTGCCGTTGTTGCAGGATTAACACTGGCAGGAGCAAGTGCATTATCCCATGACTTATATGTTGGGGTTTTCAGAAAAGGAGAATCATCTGAAGAACAGGAAGTTAAAATAACAAGAATTGCTGTTCTGGTTCTTGGAATTATTGCTATTGTTCTGGGAATTGCTTTCAAAGACCAAAATATTGCATTTATGGTTGGTCTGGCATTCGCTATAGCTGCATCAACAAACTTCCCGGCATTACTGATGTCAATTGTATGGAAAAAATTCACAACAGCAGGTGCTGTAGCAAGTATGGCAACAGGACTTGTACTATCTGTTATCCTTATCATACTAAGTAAAACAGTGTGGGTAGCTATTCTGGGTAATCCGGAACCTATATTCCCATATAAAAACCCTGCTATTATTTCTATGACAGCTGCATTTATAGTAGGAATTATAGTTTCTCTAATAACCGCTGAACCTGAAGCTGAAGAAAAATTTGAAGAAATGAAGGTCAGAAAATATCTTGGCATAGGAGCAGAATAA
- the acs gene encoding acetate--CoA ligase, translating into MGEHKDEVLLKINKTYQPPQRVLEKAYISREQFDEMYKRSIEDPEGFWAELAEKELHWFKKWDKVFEWNFPEYKWFIGGKLNITYNCLDRHVINGRRNKLAYIWVDEDGNEKKVTYGELLELVNKIANGLKSLGVKKGDRVVIYMPLVIEQLAAMLACARIGAIHSVVYAGFSANALKMRIEDAQAKVVITSTWTKRRGKKIDLKSVVDEAVDGLEFVENIIVLQREGDQFELEEKEIDFYELIKDKSAECEPEIMDAEDPLFILYTSGSTGKPKGVLHTTGGYNLYTHVTTKYVFDIHEDDIFWCTADPGWITGHSYMVYGPLSVGATSVIAEGAPDYPDPGRWWSIVEKYRVNIFYTAPTAVRLFMKYGEEWPAKYDLSSLRILGSVGEPINPEAWIWYYENIGRGQCSIVDTWWQTETGGHMITTVPAYPQKPGKAGKPFWGVDADVVDREGYPEEPNKVGYLIIKQPWPSALRTCWGEPERFEKYWTEIDHYYFSGDTATKDEDGYIMILGRADDVINVSGHRIGTAEVESALVSHPAVAEAAVIGKPHEVKGESIKAFVILKQGEQPSENLLKDLKMHVRHELGALAVPDEIEFVEKLPKTRSGKIMRRVLKARELGMPLGDISTLED; encoded by the coding sequence ATGGGAGAACATAAAGATGAAGTTCTTCTAAAAATTAATAAGACATACCAGCCCCCACAAAGGGTTCTTGAAAAAGCTTACATAAGCAGAGAGCAGTTTGATGAAATGTACAAACGCTCTATTGAAGACCCTGAAGGTTTTTGGGCTGAACTGGCGGAGAAAGAGCTCCACTGGTTCAAAAAATGGGACAAGGTTTTTGAATGGAATTTCCCTGAATACAAATGGTTTATTGGTGGAAAGCTCAACATTACCTATAACTGTTTGGACAGACACGTAATAAATGGCAGAAGGAATAAACTTGCTTATATCTGGGTTGATGAAGATGGAAATGAGAAAAAAGTTACCTATGGAGAACTTCTTGAACTGGTTAACAAAATAGCAAACGGGCTTAAATCTCTCGGAGTTAAAAAAGGTGATAGGGTTGTTATTTATATGCCCCTTGTTATTGAACAGCTTGCAGCTATGCTTGCCTGTGCCAGAATAGGAGCTATACATTCTGTTGTTTATGCAGGTTTCAGTGCAAATGCCTTGAAAATGAGAATTGAAGATGCACAGGCAAAAGTTGTTATCACTTCAACATGGACAAAAAGAAGAGGCAAAAAAATAGACCTCAAATCTGTAGTTGATGAAGCTGTAGATGGACTGGAATTTGTTGAAAATATAATCGTTCTACAGAGGGAAGGAGACCAGTTTGAGTTAGAAGAAAAAGAGATTGATTTTTACGAACTTATAAAAGACAAATCTGCAGAATGCGAGCCTGAAATAATGGATGCAGAAGATCCTCTATTTATTCTTTATACATCAGGTTCCACCGGAAAACCAAAGGGAGTTTTACACACAACGGGAGGATACAACCTGTATACCCATGTAACAACAAAATATGTTTTTGATATACATGAAGACGATATTTTCTGGTGTACAGCTGACCCGGGCTGGATTACAGGGCACAGCTATATGGTCTACGGTCCTCTTTCTGTAGGAGCAACATCAGTTATAGCAGAAGGAGCTCCAGACTATCCAGACCCAGGAAGATGGTGGTCTATAGTTGAAAAATACAGAGTAAATATCTTCTATACTGCTCCAACAGCAGTAAGACTGTTTATGAAATACGGAGAAGAATGGCCTGCAAAATACGACCTGTCTTCTTTAAGAATTCTTGGCTCTGTTGGAGAACCTATAAACCCTGAGGCATGGATATGGTATTACGAGAATATTGGAAGAGGCCAATGCTCTATTGTTGATACATGGTGGCAGACAGAAACAGGAGGTCACATGATTACAACAGTTCCAGCATACCCCCAAAAACCAGGAAAAGCAGGAAAGCCTTTCTGGGGTGTTGATGCAGATGTTGTTGATAGAGAGGGTTATCCAGAAGAACCAAACAAGGTTGGATATCTGATAATCAAACAGCCATGGCCATCTGCATTAAGAACATGCTGGGGTGAGCCTGAAAGATTTGAAAAATACTGGACAGAAATTGATCATTATTACTTTTCAGGAGATACAGCCACCAAAGATGAAGATGGATACATAATGATTCTTGGAAGAGCTGATGATGTTATAAATGTTTCCGGACATAGAATAGGAACAGCAGAAGTGGAAAGTGCCCTTGTTTCTCACCCAGCGGTAGCAGAGGCAGCAGTAATAGGAAAACCCCATGAAGTTAAAGGAGAAAGCATAAAAGCATTTGTTATCCTAAAACAAGGAGAACAGCCTTCAGAAAATCTACTAAAAGATTTAAAAATGCATGTTAGACACGAACTTGGAGCTCTTGCTGTTCCTGATGAAATAGAGTTTGTTGAAAAACTTCCAAAAACAAGGTCTGGAAAGATAATGAGAAGAGTTCTTAAAGCAAGAGAACTTGGAATGCCTTTAGGAGATATATCAACATTAGAAGACTAA
- a CDS encoding 3'-5' exonuclease: MTFCSFDLETTGLDIKKDEIISIGAIKIKNLKVDIGSKFYKVVKPSETIKKESILIHGITMSDIENAPPPEKVIPSFLEYIKGSILIGYFINFDISILSRYSQQLFGLPVLNPYIDIRDIYLSKLQKEYIPVEKRREKTLEELAQEYKIPVEKRHDAFYDSLITALIFIAMVKKDRSTVEKLVKKVI; encoded by the coding sequence TTGACTTTTTGTTCTTTTGATTTAGAAACAACCGGTCTGGACATAAAAAAAGACGAAATTATATCAATTGGTGCAATTAAAATAAAAAATCTAAAAGTAGATATAGGTTCAAAATTTTACAAGGTGGTAAAACCTTCTGAAACTATAAAAAAAGAAAGTATTCTTATTCATGGAATAACCATGTCTGATATTGAAAATGCTCCTCCTCCAGAAAAAGTTATCCCCTCATTTCTGGAATATATAAAAGGTAGTATTCTCATAGGATATTTTATAAACTTTGATATATCAATTCTTTCCAGATACTCTCAACAACTATTTGGCCTTCCTGTTTTAAATCCATACATTGATATCAGAGATATTTATCTTTCCAAACTGCAAAAAGAATATATCCCTGTAGAAAAAAGAAGAGAAAAAACGTTAGAAGAACTGGCTCAGGAATACAAAATTCCTGTTGAAAAAAGACATGATGCCTTTTATGACAGCCTTATCACAGCACTTATATTTATAGCTATGGTAAAAAAAGACAGATCAACGGTGGAAAAGTTAGTCAAAAAAGTGATTTGA
- a CDS encoding DUF4382 domain-containing protein: MKRIISLAAIISGGIFLFSCGGGGGSDSSTQSVQASLVLTDSPADTMSSIFVDITSVSLKHTGRNTECNLFTADPQNNPLKNINLLELKDILYVINTTSCPEGNYNRLRIEFKNNIEVIDSDGNSYTCKVKEFNLGSNKQPNKPHCDNNGNCFVEINGAINLLSKQSDVIVDFDLANSIIDIDTQTGDCEITFKMSPLVLEHHKFKELESHKKIMFEGKITDLNTSSKTFILHNDDKDITVDYSAALNSQNGLENLLTLASDMNSKYELKVICNSLDSNTCLAGKVILEIKNVIVSNLDTTSKTFQISINGSQTITVNYSNAKIKGELSEGVNVEIELIGYSDDNYIAKVIKVED, from the coding sequence ATGAAAAGAATAATATCTTTAGCTGCAATAATATCAGGTGGTATATTCCTATTTTCCTGTGGAGGCGGTGGTGGTTCGGATTCTTCAACCCAATCAGTTCAAGCATCTCTGGTATTAACAGATAGTCCTGCAGATACTATGAGTTCAATTTTTGTTGATATTACATCGGTATCCTTAAAGCATACTGGAAGGAATACAGAATGTAATCTATTTACCGCCGATCCCCAGAATAATCCTCTAAAAAATATTAATCTGCTTGAGCTTAAAGATATTCTGTATGTCATAAATACAACCAGTTGTCCTGAAGGCAATTACAATAGATTAAGAATTGAGTTCAAGAATAATATTGAAGTTATTGATTCCGATGGAAACAGTTATACCTGCAAAGTCAAAGAATTCAACTTAGGAAGTAATAAACAACCAAACAAACCCCACTGTGACAATAACGGCAACTGCTTTGTTGAAATAAATGGAGCAATTAACCTTTTATCTAAACAATCAGATGTTATTGTTGATTTTGATCTTGCTAACTCCATCATAGACATTGACACTCAAACTGGAGATTGTGAGATAACTTTCAAAATGTCTCCACTGGTTCTGGAACACCATAAGTTCAAAGAATTAGAAAGTCATAAGAAAATCATGTTTGAAGGGAAAATTACTGATCTGAACACATCTTCAAAAACATTTATTTTACATAACGATGATAAAGATATTACTGTTGATTACTCTGCTGCTCTAAATTCCCAAAATGGATTAGAAAATTTACTTACCCTTGCAAGTGATATGAACTCTAAATATGAGTTAAAAGTAATTTGCAATAGTTTAGACTCAAATACATGTTTGGCAGGAAAAGTAATTCTCGAAATAAAAAATGTAATAGTATCCAATCTGGATACAACAAGTAAAACATTTCAGATATCTATAAATGGTTCCCAGACAATTACAGTTAACTACTCAAATGCAAAAATCAAAGGGGAATTATCAGAGGGAGTAAATGTAGAAATAGAACTCATTGGTTATAGCGATGATAACTATATTGCAAAAGTGATAAAAGTTGAAGATTGA
- a CDS encoding porin, with amino-acid sequence MKKLSLKALVPAVLLASTITTAPANAIAKFKINDESNVWISLLLQLRGEWIEDGQVDNSGWRSDFYIRRARILFGGTINRYVDFFVETDNPNMGKDKPIKDDDGNIIGYKSNNDTKTFIQDAWIRLKLAKEFNIVMGQILLPFSHNNATGAIALLGVDYNLTVVKFPSTSHFVWRDYGVEVMGLVSLPKGSLDYRVGLFDGVETLKGDNVTINKDDNYRITGRLQYNLFDAEGFYYRGTYLGKKKIVSFGAGFDYQKDAAADDYDAPTKVDDYKAWTVDMFVDYPLTGGDVATFQIGYINYDYGNTGNPNDGTAVYAEAGYLFNKQIGFGKVEPIIRYQSFDSDSPSGKDDTGLYVGLAYWIDGIRANIKAEYEFDGGDGKDQDIFTLQAQILF; translated from the coding sequence ATGAAAAAACTATCACTAAAAGCTTTAGTCCCAGCAGTTCTTCTTGCTTCAACTATTACAACTGCACCAGCAAATGCTATTGCAAAGTTTAAAATCAATGATGAAAGCAACGTGTGGATCAGTCTGCTGCTTCAACTGAGGGGGGAATGGATAGAAGATGGGCAGGTTGATAACTCAGGATGGAGAAGTGATTTTTACATTAGAAGAGCCAGAATTTTATTTGGTGGAACAATAAACAGATATGTTGATTTCTTTGTTGAAACAGATAATCCAAATATGGGAAAGGACAAACCTATAAAAGATGATGATGGGAATATAATTGGTTATAAATCAAACAATGACACAAAAACTTTTATACAGGATGCATGGATAAGACTTAAATTAGCAAAAGAATTTAATATCGTTATGGGTCAGATTTTACTTCCTTTTTCCCATAACAATGCAACAGGTGCTATAGCTCTTTTAGGCGTAGATTACAATCTTACAGTTGTAAAATTCCCATCTACAAGTCATTTTGTATGGAGAGATTACGGTGTTGAGGTCATGGGACTCGTTTCCTTACCTAAAGGAAGCTTAGATTACAGAGTTGGTCTATTTGATGGAGTTGAAACACTAAAAGGAGATAATGTGACTATAAATAAAGATGATAACTACAGAATAACAGGAAGATTGCAATATAACCTGTTTGATGCTGAGGGTTTTTATTATAGGGGAACCTATTTAGGTAAGAAAAAAATCGTTTCTTTTGGTGCGGGATTCGATTATCAGAAAGATGCAGCAGCTGATGATTATGATGCACCTACAAAAGTAGATGATTATAAAGCATGGACTGTTGATATGTTCGTTGATTATCCTTTAACAGGTGGAGATGTTGCCACATTCCAGATAGGCTATATTAATTATGATTATGGTAATACAGGAAATCCAAATGACGGAACCGCTGTATATGCAGAAGCAGGTTATTTGTTTAATAAACAGATCGGTTTTGGAAAAGTTGAACCGATAATCAGATATCAATCCTTTGATTCAGATTCTCCATCTGGTAAAGATGATACAGGGCTTTATGTAGGACTTGCTTACTGGATAGATGGAATTAGGGCAAATATAAAAGCTGAATATGAGTTTGATGGAGGAGATGGGAAAGATCAGGATATATTCACATTACAGGCACAAATACTATTTTAA
- a CDS encoding putative nucleotidyltransferase substrate binding domain-containing protein encodes MSLDIKEFLKNHEPFSLLPESQIEYIVQNSSLDYIPKDEILIKSGQFPSYLYMILKGGFALKKDGNIVEFLEKGDFIGDTSLIFNQENQFTVQAVEDSILLLIPADIFKDIINKHPEFKEFFTKTTINKLAEGYKKIQGSIDDSSLLPIKDFPLKEAFFCKKDEDIVEVARKMSNKNLSFCLVGNPADLQGIITDKDLKDRVIAKGKDPKTITAEDIKTFPVETIESDKFLFEAILKMINKNIKRLPVVEDGKVIGVIQDRDIFIFQSKNILYFIKQIQVEKDIKVLREIYINVQESIKNLFKTGKDIEILQKYTAELNDRFMQKAIQLTLEEFQTETEFSFIVLGSEGRKEQTLNTDIDNGIIYTDESKQEIILKIGKSIIDKLLKIGFPECPGKVMASNPMWVKSVNNWKTTIDNWILRPDSSSIMYLSIFMDLRTIYGKEDFSEILKKHIFDMVENNKNFLVVMALKTLEFEPPIGFFRNFIVEKTGEHKNELDIKKGGIFPIVQGIRVLALENKVEETGTIDRIRQLRNKIGVNLADELIESFKFLQTLRLKFQLEKLSEGKKPDNYINPEKLSKFEKDLLKDAFKVVKKFQEIIGVHYRIRV; translated from the coding sequence ATGAGTCTGGATATCAAAGAATTTCTAAAAAATCATGAACCATTTTCATTACTGCCAGAATCCCAGATTGAATATATAGTTCAGAATTCATCCCTGGATTATATACCAAAAGATGAAATCCTGATAAAATCAGGACAATTTCCTTCCTATCTTTACATGATATTAAAAGGGGGTTTTGCTTTAAAAAAAGATGGAAATATAGTTGAGTTTTTAGAAAAAGGAGACTTTATAGGAGATACATCCTTAATATTTAATCAGGAAAATCAGTTTACTGTTCAGGCTGTTGAGGACAGTATTCTATTATTGATACCTGCTGATATATTTAAAGATATTATTAATAAACATCCAGAATTTAAGGAATTTTTTACTAAAACTACCATTAACAAACTGGCAGAAGGCTATAAAAAGATACAGGGTTCTATTGATGATTCATCCTTGCTTCCGATAAAAGATTTTCCTTTAAAAGAAGCTTTTTTCTGTAAAAAGGATGAAGATATTGTTGAAGTTGCAAGAAAAATGAGCAACAAAAATTTATCTTTCTGTCTTGTTGGAAATCCAGCCGATCTTCAGGGAATAATAACAGATAAAGATCTAAAAGACAGGGTTATTGCAAAAGGAAAAGATCCTAAAACCATTACTGCAGAAGATATAAAAACCTTTCCTGTTGAAACAATAGAAAGTGATAAATTTCTATTTGAAGCAATTTTAAAAATGATCAACAAAAATATAAAAAGGCTGCCTGTTGTAGAAGATGGTAAGGTAATTGGAGTTATCCAGGACAGGGATATTTTTATATTTCAATCCAAAAATATACTCTATTTTATAAAACAGATACAGGTTGAAAAAGATATTAAAGTTTTACGGGAAATTTATATAAATGTTCAGGAATCAATAAAAAATCTCTTTAAAACAGGAAAAGATATAGAAATACTCCAGAAATATACTGCAGAATTAAATGACAGATTTATGCAAAAAGCCATACAACTTACTCTGGAAGAATTCCAAACAGAAACAGAATTTTCATTTATTGTTTTAGGAAGCGAGGGAAGAAAAGAACAGACATTAAACACAGATATTGATAATGGAATTATTTATACAGATGAGTCCAAACAGGAAATCATATTAAAAATAGGAAAATCTATTATTGATAAACTACTCAAAATAGGATTTCCTGAATGTCCAGGAAAAGTAATGGCTTCAAATCCTATGTGGGTAAAATCAGTAAATAACTGGAAAACCACCATAGATAACTGGATTCTCAGACCTGATTCCTCCAGTATTATGTATCTAAGTATCTTCATGGATTTAAGAACAATATACGGCAAAGAAGACTTTTCAGAAATACTGAAAAAACATATATTTGACATGGTAGAAAATAATAAAAACTTTCTTGTTGTAATGGCATTAAAGACACTTGAATTTGAGCCACCTATAGGATTTTTCAGGAATTTTATTGTAGAAAAAACCGGCGAACATAAAAATGAGTTAGATATAAAGAAAGGGGGCATATTCCCAATTGTTCAGGGAATAAGGGTTCTCGCTTTAGAAAATAAAGTTGAAGAAACAGGAACAATTGATAGAATAAGGCAGTTACGAAACAAAATAGGTGTTAATCTTGCTGATGAACTTATTGAAAGTTTTAAATTCTTACAAACTTTAAGATTAAAATTCCAGCTTGAAAAGCTCTCAGAAGGAAAAAAACCGGATAACTATATAAACCCTGAAAAACTTTCAAAATTTGAAAAAGATCTATTAAAAGATGCTTTTAAAGTGGTAAAAAAATTTCAGGAAATAATAGGAGTTCACTACAGGATAAGAGTATGA
- a CDS encoding APC family permease, whose amino-acid sequence MNKGSQKLGLWEAVSMAVGTMIGAGIFSILGVGAQICHSNLYIAFAIAAAVSFSVAYSYTKLGSVYISNAGPIEFILRGIGDNAITGTLSILMWFSYVVSISLFAKAFAGYFLALFHLPLTPLLISIVEVLIVAFFTALNFFGSKAVGKAEFWIVLIKLSILLSFVVLGIWSIKPEFLKPIFTPKEMINTFSAAAVLFLTYMGFGLITNASENIENPKETVPKAIYLSILIVAFVYISVAITALGNLGVEGLIKAKEYALAEAAKPFLGEIGFTLVAIGALFSTSSAINATLYGGANVAYVLAKKGHLPEIFERKVWFQEPEGLYITAVLSVLFALFFDLNGISSLISFVFLIIYLFVIFSHYRLLGEVEGKKGWVILNFIVIFTVFVILIIYQWKTQKDSFYTSFGILIFSFLFEYFYRQITRRKFIKRTGFKVITSNHFFD is encoded by the coding sequence ATGAATAAAGGCAGTCAGAAACTTGGTCTATGGGAAGCTGTTTCTATGGCAGTAGGCACCATGATAGGTGCTGGTATATTTTCTATTTTAGGGGTAGGTGCCCAGATATGTCATAGTAATCTTTATATCGCTTTTGCTATTGCAGCTGCTGTGTCCTTTTCGGTTGCTTATTCTTATACGAAATTAGGCTCTGTTTATATATCAAATGCAGGCCCAATTGAATTTATTCTCCGTGGCATTGGAGATAATGCTATTACCGGAACTTTAAGCATCCTTATGTGGTTTAGTTATGTTGTTTCTATATCCCTGTTTGCTAAGGCCTTTGCAGGATATTTTCTTGCTTTGTTTCATCTCCCATTGACACCTTTGCTGATTAGTATTGTTGAGGTTCTGATTGTTGCATTTTTTACAGCTTTAAACTTTTTTGGTTCAAAAGCTGTAGGAAAAGCTGAATTCTGGATTGTTTTAATAAAACTTTCAATTCTGCTTTCATTTGTTGTTCTTGGAATATGGAGCATAAAACCAGAATTTTTGAAACCTATATTTACACCTAAAGAAATGATAAATACTTTTTCTGCCGCTGCTGTTTTGTTCCTGACATATATGGGATTTGGACTTATAACAAATGCATCTGAAAATATAGAAAACCCTAAAGAGACTGTTCCAAAGGCAATTTATTTAAGTATACTAATTGTGGCTTTTGTTTATATATCTGTTGCTATTACTGCTCTGGGGAATTTGGGAGTAGAAGGATTAATAAAGGCTAAAGAGTATGCACTTGCAGAAGCTGCAAAACCATTTTTAGGGGAGATAGGATTTACACTTGTGGCAATAGGTGCTCTTTTCTCAACTTCTTCTGCAATTAATGCCACTTTGTATGGTGGAGCAAATGTTGCCTATGTTCTCGCCAAAAAAGGACATCTTCCTGAGATATTTGAAAGAAAAGTCTGGTTTCAAGAACCAGAAGGATTATATATAACTGCGGTTTTGAGTGTTTTATTTGCTCTATTTTTTGACCTTAATGGAATTTCCTCATTAATCAGCTTTGTTTTCTTGATTATATATCTGTTTGTAATATTTTCCCATTATAGACTTTTAGGGGAAGTTGAAGGGAAGAAAGGTTGGGTTATACTGAATTTTATTGTGATATTTACTGTTTTTGTTATTCTTATTATTTATCAATGGAAAACCCAGAAAGACAGTTTTTATACCAGTTTTGGTATTCTGATTTTTTCTTTCTTATTTGAGTATTTCTATAGACAGATAACAAGAAGAAAATTTATAAAAAGAACAGGATTTAAAGTGATTACTTCAAATCACTTTTTTGACTAA
- a CDS encoding IclR family transcriptional regulator: protein MEDALNIIELLRKKYSLGVSELSKELKLNKNKVFRIITTLELKGIVELNPETGKYKLGMNLIKLEDAYIKNQDFIKVARPVIRSLRKEINETIYMAIQHKKDVIYIYEEPARKGVVVNSRLAQRFKAHKTAAGKVLRKAKKEIGFPMEKIILPEEEIIEIASIVRDEFYNPIAAISVIAPIHRVNNEKEKIIEEKLISSAEEITELLAPAFSLD from the coding sequence TTGGAAGATGCCCTAAATATTATTGAACTACTTAGAAAAAAATATTCTCTGGGTGTATCAGAACTAAGTAAAGAATTAAAACTCAACAAAAACAAAGTTTTTAGAATTATCACAACTCTTGAACTCAAAGGCATAGTTGAACTTAATCCAGAAACAGGTAAATATAAACTTGGAATGAACCTGATTAAACTAGAAGATGCTTATATAAAAAATCAAGATTTCATAAAAGTAGCAAGACCTGTAATAAGAAGTCTTAGAAAAGAAATAAATGAAACCATATATATGGCAATCCAGCATAAAAAAGATGTTATTTATATTTATGAAGAACCAGCAAGGAAAGGTGTGGTTGTAAATTCACGACTTGCTCAAAGATTTAAAGCCCATAAAACTGCAGCAGGAAAGGTTCTAAGAAAGGCCAAAAAAGAAATAGGATTCCCAATGGAAAAAATAATACTTCCTGAAGAAGAAATAATAGAGATAGCAAGTATAGTAAGAGATGAATTTTATAATCCAATTGCAGCTATCTCCGTAATAGCACCAATACACCGAGTAAATAATGAGAAAGAAAAAATAATAGAGGAAAAACTTATATCATCTGCTGAAGAAATTACTGAACTCTTAGCTCCTGCATTCTCTTTAGACTGA